The Halosimplex litoreum genome has a window encoding:
- a CDS encoding ABC transporter permease — MDAPLLRKELFWLRRNWRAVAVVFLLAPALFGVATTSFDRTVPQDVPVAVVPTDDAVTEDELQAVAGLARTVSDPRAYDSAEAARTALDRERVYGVVTVGHGLYESGANVTLSLAVDGGMVTYVDPSLAVTGTLRDRAGVFPSTVTVQREIVGAQRTLPEFLFATGLVYLLAIYAFTYVPYHLARERRVFDRVRVESSLWALLAAKAALFAALGAAAVASMTLAGVALGYRVSVVDPATLGVVGLTGAALVAVSLGVTFATRFSVAGRFVNVALLAGVVAFSNPVYPTGFFSAVRRTIAGWSPVYHATVVVRAVALKDLSVALFADRLLLLGGVAVAAGCWLAASVVAYERRGRDG, encoded by the coding sequence ATGGACGCACCGCTCCTCCGGAAGGAACTGTTCTGGCTCCGCCGCAACTGGCGAGCCGTCGCCGTCGTCTTCCTGCTCGCGCCCGCGCTGTTCGGCGTCGCCACGACCTCCTTCGACCGAACCGTTCCCCAGGACGTACCGGTCGCGGTCGTGCCGACCGACGACGCCGTGACCGAAGACGAACTGCAGGCCGTCGCCGGCCTCGCGCGGACGGTCTCGGACCCGCGGGCGTACGACTCGGCCGAGGCCGCGCGGACCGCACTCGACCGCGAGCGCGTGTACGGCGTCGTCACCGTCGGTCACGGCCTCTACGAGTCGGGTGCGAACGTCACCCTCTCGCTGGCCGTCGACGGCGGGATGGTGACCTACGTCGACCCGTCGCTGGCGGTGACGGGGACGCTCCGCGACCGCGCGGGCGTGTTTCCCTCGACCGTCACCGTCCAACGAGAGATCGTCGGCGCCCAGCGGACCCTCCCGGAGTTCCTCTTCGCGACCGGACTCGTCTACCTGCTCGCCATCTACGCATTCACCTACGTCCCCTACCACCTGGCCCGCGAGCGGCGGGTGTTCGACCGCGTGCGCGTCGAGTCGTCGCTGTGGGCGCTGCTCGCCGCGAAGGCCGCGTTGTTCGCCGCGCTCGGCGCCGCCGCGGTCGCGAGTATGACCCTCGCCGGCGTCGCGCTCGGCTATCGCGTCTCGGTCGTCGACCCCGCAACGCTCGGCGTCGTCGGACTGACGGGCGCGGCGCTCGTCGCGGTGAGCCTCGGCGTCACCTTCGCGACCCGCTTCTCCGTCGCCGGCCGGTTCGTCAACGTCGCGCTTCTGGCCGGGGTCGTCGCCTTCTCGAACCCCGTCTACCCGACCGGCTTCTTCTCGGCGGTCCGCCGGACCATCGCCGGCTGGAGCCCGGTGTACCACGCGACGGTCGTCGTCCGTGCGGTCGCGCTGAAGGACCTCTCGGTCGCCCTGTTCGCCGACCGACTGCTCCTGCTCGGCGGCGTCGCCGTCGCGGCGGGTTGTTGGCTCGCGGCGAGCGTCGTCGCCTACGAACGGAGGGGTCGCGATGGCTGA
- a CDS encoding ATP-binding cassette domain-containing protein yields MADRAASGERDRAGDGTRDPDREIRLDGVVRRYDGVTALAGVDLRIDSGDLHALVGPNGSGKSTLLALVLGLDRPTAGTITRPDGRIGCGFQTPSVYPDLTVDENLHVFAAMGDTDDDWLAEVRSGLELDEVRSRVAADLSGGYQRLLDVALAFVRRPGFVLLDEPLDELDDAARERVVGFVADYCEGDRTVVVSTHHLDAFGPSLDRLTVLADGVVRYDERVDGSDDYRAIYRDLVE; encoded by the coding sequence ATGGCTGACCGCGCCGCGAGCGGGGAGCGGGACCGCGCTGGAGACGGGACGCGAGACCCCGACCGCGAGATACGACTCGACGGCGTGGTCAGGCGCTACGACGGCGTCACCGCGCTCGCGGGCGTCGACCTGCGGATCGACTCGGGCGACCTGCACGCGCTGGTCGGCCCCAACGGTTCCGGAAAGTCGACACTACTCGCACTCGTGCTCGGTCTCGACCGGCCGACGGCGGGGACGATCACTCGTCCGGACGGTCGGATCGGTTGTGGCTTCCAGACGCCGAGCGTCTACCCCGACCTGACCGTCGACGAGAACCTGCACGTCTTCGCCGCGATGGGTGACACCGACGACGATTGGCTCGCCGAGGTCCGGTCGGGCCTCGAACTGGACGAGGTCCGCTCACGCGTCGCCGCGGACCTCTCGGGCGGCTACCAGCGCCTGCTCGACGTGGCGCTGGCGTTCGTCCGCCGACCTGGATTCGTCCTGCTCGACGAACCGCTGGACGAACTCGACGACGCCGCCCGCGAACGCGTCGTGGGGTTCGTCGCCGACTACTGCGAGGGTGACCGAACCGTGGTGGTCTCGACCCACCACCTCGACGCCTTCGGTCCCTCGCTTGACCGGCTGACCGTCCTCGCCGACGGCGTCGTGCGCTACGACGAGCGCGTCGACGGGAGCGACGACTACCGCGCGATCTATCGCGACCTGGTCGAGTGA
- a CDS encoding elongation factor EF-2 gives MGRRKKIVQECETLMDKPEQIRNIAIAAHVDHGKTTLTDNLLAGAGMISDETAGEQLAMDTEEDEQERGITIDAANVSMTHEYEDTNHLINLIDTPGHVDFGGDVTRAMRAVDGALVVVDAVEGAMPQTETVLRQALREGVKPTLFINKVDRLISELQEGPEEMQERLLDVIRDVNELIRGMTEEMDDIDEDWTVSVEEGTVGFGSALYKWGVSMPSMQRTGMDFGEIMELERADKRQELHDRTPLSDVVLDMVCEHFPNPIDAQPRRIPRIWRGDAESDVAETMQLVDEDGEVVLMVTDIGIDPHAGEIAAGRVFSGTIEKGQELYVSGTAGRNRIQSVGIYMGGERQEVDRVPAGNIAAVTGLRDAIAGSTVSSIEMTPFESIEHISEPVITKSVEAQNMDDLPKLIETLQQVAKEDPTIQIEINEDTGEHLISGQGELHLEVIGQRIERNQGIPINTGEPIVVFREAPQGDSREVEGISPNRHNRFYITVTPLGEDIVEAIQHGEASMDMPELERREALQEAGMDKDTSQNVEHIHNTNVIIDDTKGIQHLNETMELVLEGMEEALNDGPLAAEPVQGSLIRLHDARLHEDAIHRGPAQVIPATRQAIHNALIDAEVRLLEPIQEVRIDVPNDHMGAASGEIQGRRGRVDDMYQEGDLMVVEGVAPVDEMIGFSSDIRSATEGRASWNTENAGFQVMADNLQRETIMEIRERKGMKQELHEAITYF, from the coding sequence ATGGGCCGACGTAAGAAAATCGTACAGGAATGCGAGACACTGATGGACAAGCCGGAGCAGATCCGGAATATCGCCATCGCGGCGCACGTCGACCACGGGAAGACGACGCTGACGGACAACCTGCTCGCCGGTGCGGGCATGATCTCCGACGAGACCGCGGGCGAGCAGCTCGCGATGGACACCGAGGAGGACGAGCAGGAACGCGGTATCACCATCGACGCGGCGAACGTCTCGATGACCCACGAGTACGAGGACACGAACCACCTCATCAACCTCATCGACACGCCGGGCCACGTCGACTTCGGCGGTGACGTGACCCGCGCGATGCGCGCCGTCGACGGCGCGCTCGTGGTCGTCGACGCGGTCGAGGGCGCGATGCCCCAGACCGAGACCGTCCTGCGACAGGCGCTCCGTGAGGGCGTCAAGCCGACCCTGTTCATCAACAAGGTCGACCGCCTGATCTCCGAGCTTCAGGAGGGCCCCGAGGAGATGCAAGAGCGTCTGCTCGACGTCATCCGCGACGTGAACGAGCTCATCCGCGGCATGACCGAGGAGATGGACGACATCGACGAGGACTGGACGGTCTCCGTCGAGGAGGGGACCGTCGGCTTCGGCTCGGCGCTGTACAAGTGGGGCGTCTCGATGCCCTCCATGCAGCGGACGGGCATGGACTTCGGCGAGATCATGGAGCTCGAACGCGCGGACAAGCGCCAGGAGCTCCACGACCGGACGCCGCTCTCGGACGTCGTGCTCGACATGGTCTGTGAGCACTTCCCGAACCCCATCGACGCCCAGCCCCGTCGTATCCCGCGTATCTGGCGCGGCGACGCCGAGTCCGACGTGGCCGAGACGATGCAGCTGGTCGACGAGGACGGCGAGGTCGTCCTGATGGTCACCGACATCGGGATCGACCCCCACGCCGGCGAGATCGCCGCCGGCCGCGTCTTCTCGGGTACCATCGAGAAAGGCCAGGAGCTGTACGTCTCCGGGACCGCCGGCAGGAACCGCATCCAGTCGGTCGGCATCTACATGGGCGGCGAGCGCCAGGAAGTCGACCGCGTCCCCGCCGGTAACATCGCCGCCGTCACCGGCCTGCGCGACGCAATCGCAGGTTCGACCGTCTCGTCCATCGAGATGACGCCCTTCGAGTCCATCGAACACATCTCGGAGCCGGTCATCACGAAGTCCGTCGAGGCACAGAACATGGACGACCTGCCGAAGCTGATCGAGACGCTCCAGCAGGTCGCCAAGGAGGACCCGACCATCCAGATCGAGATCAACGAGGACACCGGCGAACACCTCATCTCCGGCCAGGGTGAGCTCCACCTCGAAGTCATCGGTCAGCGTATCGAGCGCAACCAGGGCATCCCGATCAACACCGGCGAACCGATCGTCGTCTTCCGTGAAGCGCCCCAGGGCGACTCGCGCGAGGTCGAGGGCATCTCCCCGAACCGCCACAACCGCTTCTACATCACCGTGACGCCGCTCGGCGAGGACATCGTCGAGGCCATCCAGCACGGCGAGGCCTCCATGGACATGCCCGAGCTGGAACGCCGCGAGGCGCTCCAGGAGGCCGGCATGGACAAGGACACCTCCCAGAACGTCGAGCACATCCACAACACCAACGTCATCATCGACGACACGAAGGGGATTCAGCACCTCAACGAGACGATGGAGCTGGTCCTCGAAGGGATGGAAGAGGCGCTCAACGACGGGCCGCTGGCCGCCGAGCCGGTCCAGGGCTCGCTCATCCGCCTCCACGACGCGCGCCTCCACGAGGACGCCATCCACCGCGGCCCGGCCCAGGTCATCCCGGCGACCCGCCAGGCCATCCACAACGCCCTCATCGACGCCGAAGTCCGCCTGCTGGAGCCGATCCAGGAGGTCCGCATCGACGTGCCCAACGACCACATGGGTGCCGCCTCCGGCGAGATCCAGGGTCGTCGTGGCCGCGTCGACGACATGTATCAGGAAGGCGATCTGATGGTCGTCGAGGGCGTCGCGCCCGTCGACGAGATGATCGGCTTCTCCAGCGACATCCGCAGCGCCACGGAAGGTCGCGCCTCTTGGAACACCGAGAACGCCGGCTTCCAGGTCATGGCCGACAACCTCCAGCGCGAGACCATCATGGAGATCCGCGAGCGCAAGGGCATGAAGCAGGAGCTCCACGAAGCGATCACCTACTTCTAA
- a CDS encoding DUF5781 family protein → MDVRVRGPGPDGPILGARDLFETERTLKRPVTVEIREDPDERTRVSHDEESHLFVISRQAATSAMARELALHEFAHMHHYERDHPSHTQSMEEVIFLALAGRSVERRKLTHCYQIANHMKDIYADDVWLEVAPADKLVAFLESSLAAAVADRPRDRPAWDRLTPAADPDITAVNAAFALGLVERHDLVDDDHRIYDLAHAAAQDAPEIDVAAFTRRFRNLVRDPDDSEYRKALVDVTRAYATGSERAAD, encoded by the coding sequence ATGGACGTGCGAGTGCGCGGCCCCGGCCCGGACGGGCCGATTCTGGGGGCGCGCGACCTGTTCGAGACCGAACGGACGCTGAAGCGACCGGTCACCGTCGAGATCCGCGAAGACCCGGACGAACGGACACGCGTGAGCCACGACGAGGAGAGTCACCTGTTCGTCATCTCCCGGCAGGCGGCCACGTCGGCGATGGCGCGGGAACTCGCGCTCCACGAGTTCGCCCACATGCACCACTACGAACGGGACCATCCCTCTCACACCCAGTCGATGGAGGAGGTCATCTTCCTCGCGCTCGCGGGTCGCTCCGTCGAGCGGCGCAAGCTCACTCACTGTTACCAGATCGCCAACCACATGAAGGACATCTACGCCGACGACGTGTGGCTGGAGGTCGCCCCGGCCGACAAGCTGGTCGCCTTCCTCGAATCCAGTCTCGCGGCGGCCGTCGCGGACCGACCCCGTGATCGCCCGGCTTGGGACCGCCTCACTCCCGCGGCCGACCCGGACATCACTGCCGTCAACGCCGCGTTCGCGCTCGGACTGGTCGAACGCCACGATCTCGTCGACGACGACCACCGGATCTACGACCTGGCGCACGCGGCCGCACAGGACGCACCGGAGATCGACGTGGCGGCGTTCACCCGGCGGTTCCGAAATCTGGTACGCGACCCCGACGACAGCGAGTACCGGAAGGCGCTGGTGGACGTGACTCGCGCCTACGCGACCGGCAGCGAACGAGCGGCGGACTGA
- a CDS encoding PQQ-dependent sugar dehydrogenase, giving the protein MQSDPTDRVAAARGRSRRRFLALTAAGVAGLAGCSTETATPTDGGSDPGDGNDDGDGGSDGSDGSDGDTGGESTGDTTTPESVLGRPLESWSGYDPEWAPPTSSPLDATLRTEVLVENLEVPWDIAFAPDGDMFVTERVGRVLRFDGETVSTVAEPTEAIDAGSIEPGSDERPWWVEGGEGGTLGVAVHPTFPDPARIYVYYTYTTTEGGERTKYNKVAAFDVDSETPGEPVGTVVDGIPANSYHNGGRITFGPRNYLWVTCGDGGQPDDAQDPSSLAGKILRVTPAGDPAPGNPDLGDGADPRVFTYGHRNPQGIVWLPDGTPVNSEHGPTGRDEINRLVPGDNYSWNEVFEPEDYPGSGFHPPLFNTGATSFAPTGSLFYTGDSVPALRNRMVTGGLVSQQLIITTLTPEGRTLPPAENAYAQVTDDWSDQAYTATVHTTMKNELGRVRHVEQSPDGDVYVITSNRDGRAKGEFPRERDDVLVRLTQA; this is encoded by the coding sequence ATGCAAAGCGATCCGACGGACCGCGTCGCGGCCGCTCGGGGACGGTCGCGCCGACGGTTCCTCGCCCTGACCGCCGCCGGCGTCGCCGGCCTGGCGGGTTGTTCGACCGAGACCGCGACGCCGACCGACGGCGGCAGCGACCCGGGCGACGGGAACGACGACGGCGACGGCGGTTCGGACGGCAGCGACGGGTCGGACGGCGACACGGGGGGCGAGTCGACCGGTGACACGACCACTCCGGAGTCGGTCCTCGGCCGTCCGCTCGAGTCGTGGTCCGGCTACGACCCCGAGTGGGCGCCGCCGACGAGTTCGCCGCTCGACGCGACGCTCCGCACCGAGGTCCTCGTGGAGAACCTGGAGGTCCCGTGGGACATCGCGTTCGCCCCCGACGGGGACATGTTCGTCACCGAACGCGTCGGACGCGTGCTGCGGTTCGACGGCGAGACCGTCAGTACCGTCGCCGAGCCGACCGAGGCCATCGACGCCGGCTCGATCGAACCGGGCTCGGACGAGCGGCCCTGGTGGGTCGAGGGCGGCGAAGGCGGCACCCTCGGCGTCGCCGTCCATCCGACGTTCCCCGACCCCGCGCGCATCTACGTCTACTACACCTACACGACCACGGAGGGCGGCGAACGAACGAAATACAACAAGGTGGCCGCCTTCGACGTCGATTCGGAGACTCCGGGCGAGCCGGTCGGGACGGTCGTCGACGGCATCCCGGCGAACAGCTACCACAACGGCGGGCGGATCACCTTCGGCCCGCGCAACTACCTCTGGGTCACCTGCGGCGACGGCGGCCAGCCCGACGACGCTCAGGACCCGAGCAGCCTCGCCGGGAAGATCCTCCGGGTGACGCCCGCGGGCGATCCCGCGCCCGGGAACCCCGACCTCGGCGACGGCGCCGACCCGCGCGTGTTCACCTACGGCCACCGCAACCCCCAGGGGATCGTCTGGCTGCCCGACGGCACGCCGGTCAATTCCGAACACGGTCCCACGGGTCGCGACGAGATCAATCGCCTCGTGCCCGGCGACAACTACAGCTGGAACGAGGTGTTCGAGCCCGAGGACTACCCCGGGAGCGGTTTCCACCCGCCGCTGTTCAACACCGGCGCCACGAGCTTCGCTCCCACGGGGTCGCTGTTCTACACCGGCGATTCGGTCCCCGCACTGCGCAACCGGATGGTCACCGGCGGGCTCGTCAGCCAGCAGCTGATCATCACGACGCTCACCCCGGAGGGGAGGACGCTCCCGCCGGCCGAGAACGCCTACGCGCAGGTGACCGACGACTGGTCGGACCAGGCCTACACCGCGACGGTCCACACGACGATGAAAAACGAACTCGGGCGCGTCCGTCACGTCGAACAGTCGCCCGACGGCGACGTCTACGTCATCACCTCCAACCGCGACGGCCGCGCGAAGGGCGAGTTCCCCCGCGAGCGGGACGACGTGCTGGTGCGGCTGACGCAGGCGTAG
- a CDS encoding quinone oxidoreductase family protein gives MNSIQVDESGGPSVLSTAARPDPERGPDDFLVDVAAAGVNFADLAKRRGAYPGGPKPPYTPGIEVAGRVAEADAEADFAVGDRVMAYVRRGGYAERVTADPGRTFRVPDALSLVEAAAVPIQWLTAHNALLEWGGLAGDDRVLVLAGAGGVGSAAVQLADSAGAAVLATASTAEKRAFARSLGADRAIAYADVDLADAVEAHTGGAGVDLVLDGVGGGAFEASLNVLAPGGRVVTYGVASGEVPSVSTTRLLFENRSVVGYHLGEAADREPARVFGAMADVRERIAAGAVEIHVDRTFPLAAAADAHRYVADRRTTGAVVLETR, from the coding sequence ATGAACTCAATCCAGGTTGACGAATCTGGCGGTCCGTCGGTGCTCTCGACGGCCGCTCGACCGGATCCCGAACGCGGTCCGGACGATTTCCTCGTCGACGTGGCGGCCGCCGGGGTCAACTTCGCCGACCTCGCCAAGCGTCGCGGCGCGTATCCCGGCGGACCGAAGCCGCCCTACACGCCCGGGATCGAGGTCGCCGGCCGCGTAGCCGAAGCGGACGCGGAGGCCGACTTCGCCGTCGGGGACCGGGTGATGGCCTACGTCCGTCGGGGCGGGTACGCCGAGCGCGTGACCGCCGACCCAGGGCGGACCTTCCGTGTGCCCGACGCGCTCTCGCTGGTCGAGGCCGCGGCCGTCCCGATCCAGTGGCTCACGGCCCACAACGCGCTGCTCGAGTGGGGCGGCCTCGCCGGCGACGACCGCGTGCTCGTCCTCGCGGGCGCGGGTGGTGTCGGGTCGGCCGCGGTCCAGCTGGCCGACAGCGCCGGCGCTGCGGTGCTCGCGACGGCGAGCACGGCCGAGAAACGGGCGTTCGCACGGAGTCTCGGCGCCGACCGCGCCATCGCCTACGCGGACGTCGACCTGGCCGACGCCGTCGAGGCGCACACCGGCGGCGCAGGCGTCGATCTCGTACTCGACGGAGTCGGCGGGGGCGCCTTCGAGGCGAGCCTGAACGTGCTGGCACCGGGCGGCCGGGTCGTCACCTACGGTGTCGCCAGCGGCGAGGTGCCCAGCGTCTCGACGACTCGCCTGCTGTTCGAGAACCGGAGCGTCGTCGGCTACCACCTCGGCGAGGCGGCCGACCGCGAACCCGCTCGCGTGTTCGGCGCGATGGCCGACGTACGCGAGCGGATCGCGGCCGGCGCGGTCGAGATCCACGTCGATCGGACGTTCCCGCTGGCCGCGGCGGCCGACGCCCACCGCTACGTCGCCGACCGCCGGACGACCGGGGCCGTCGTTCTGGAGACCCGATGA
- a CDS encoding thiolase family protein — MSGATPPASDGPADREVAVAGAAMTRFGERDERLFGLLVEAATGCLREAGVDPTAVDGCYVTESGGSYDGGQGLAGRLAGDLGLVPAYATCIEQTSAAGAAGVHAAARAVRAGAYDCALVVGAEKMTHAPTEVVTDRVSAVTHPAAHRHGVTVPAFAGMTARRYLDRFDAPRAALARVAVKNHRHGLANPKAHLRTAVDVETVLDSPIVADPLRLYDFCPISDGAAAVLVTSRSWARERGLPHATLAGVAGATDTHVVHERPDLTTLGAVEEAGERAFEQAGVAPGDVDLLEVHDMFTILELLQLEALGFADRGTAWRLAEGGETARDGRLPVNTSGGLKSKGHPIAASGIAQVVECFEQLTDRAGERQVDADTAVACNVGGFGNCAIVSVLESTA; from the coding sequence ATGAGCGGCGCGACCCCACCCGCGAGCGACGGTCCAGCCGACCGCGAGGTCGCCGTCGCCGGCGCCGCGATGACGCGCTTTGGCGAGCGCGACGAGCGGCTGTTCGGCCTGCTCGTCGAGGCAGCGACCGGCTGTCTCAGAGAGGCGGGCGTGGATCCCACCGCCGTCGACGGCTGTTACGTCACCGAATCGGGCGGCAGCTACGACGGCGGACAGGGGCTCGCCGGACGACTGGCGGGCGACCTCGGGCTCGTGCCCGCCTACGCAACCTGCATCGAGCAGACCTCGGCCGCGGGCGCCGCCGGTGTCCACGCCGCAGCCCGGGCCGTCCGCGCGGGCGCCTACGACTGTGCGCTCGTGGTCGGCGCCGAGAAGATGACCCACGCCCCCACCGAAGTCGTCACCGACCGCGTCTCGGCGGTCACCCACCCCGCCGCCCACCGCCACGGTGTCACCGTCCCCGCCTTCGCCGGGATGACCGCCCGTCGCTACCTCGATCGGTTCGACGCGCCCCGGGCGGCGCTGGCTCGCGTCGCGGTCAAGAACCACCGCCACGGACTGGCCAACCCGAAGGCCCACCTCCGGACGGCCGTCGACGTGGAGACCGTGCTGGACTCGCCGATCGTCGCCGACCCGCTCCGGCTGTACGACTTCTGTCCCATCTCGGACGGCGCCGCGGCCGTCCTCGTCACCTCCCGGTCGTGGGCGCGCGAGCGCGGCCTCCCGCACGCAACCCTCGCCGGGGTCGCGGGGGCGACCGACACCCACGTCGTCCACGAGCGCCCGGACCTGACCACGCTCGGCGCAGTCGAAGAAGCCGGCGAGCGAGCCTTCGAGCAGGCCGGGGTCGCGCCCGGCGACGTCGACCTGCTGGAGGTCCACGACATGTTCACGATCCTCGAACTCCTTCAGCTCGAAGCGCTCGGATTCGCCGACCGCGGGACGGCCTGGCGGCTGGCCGAAGGGGGCGAGACCGCCCGGGACGGTCGGCTGCCGGTCAACACCTCCGGCGGCCTCAAGTCGAAAGGCCACCCGATAGCCGCATCGGGCATCGCGCAAGTCGTCGAGTGTTTCGAGCAACTGACCGACAGGGCGGGCGAGCGCCAGGTCGACGCCGACACCGCCGTCGCCTGCAACGTCGGCGGCTTCGGCAACTGCGCGATAGTCTCAGTGCTCGAATCGACGGCGTGA
- a CDS encoding energy-coupling factor transporter transmembrane component T family protein yields the protein MLTYEPGDSLAHGLDPRAKLAVQFGLAVAVVAYPTARGFAVGGAVALAALAAGRLSPLRVVRAYWAVFLFLAVGPLVGGVALGDPWFRVGPAVESLRSVARVVPVVFVGAVYVRTTPVRETRAAIQRLVPGRVGRLFGVGVGLVFRLFPVVLADLRATRRAVHARAGRRRPLRDRVRRILTRGLQRSFLRADRLTLALRARCFAWNPTLPSLAFRRRDYPVAALGAALAASPLLALLP from the coding sequence ATGCTGACGTACGAGCCGGGCGACTCGCTCGCCCACGGGCTCGACCCGCGGGCGAAACTCGCCGTCCAGTTCGGCCTCGCGGTCGCGGTGGTCGCCTACCCGACCGCCCGCGGGTTCGCCGTCGGTGGGGCGGTTGCTCTGGCCGCGCTGGCCGCGGGTCGGCTCTCGCCACTGCGGGTGGTTCGCGCCTACTGGGCGGTCTTCCTGTTCCTCGCGGTCGGGCCGCTGGTCGGCGGCGTGGCGCTGGGCGACCCGTGGTTCCGGGTCGGGCCGGCGGTCGAGTCGTTGCGGTCGGTAGCACGGGTCGTCCCGGTCGTCTTCGTCGGTGCGGTCTACGTGCGGACGACGCCCGTCCGCGAGACGCGGGCGGCGATCCAGCGGCTCGTTCCGGGGAGAGTCGGTCGGCTGTTCGGCGTCGGCGTCGGGCTCGTGTTCCGGCTGTTCCCGGTCGTGCTGGCTGACCTGCGAGCGACCCGGCGGGCGGTCCACGCCAGGGCGGGACGACGCCGGCCGCTCCGGGACCGTGTCCGGCGCATCCTCACGCGTGGCCTCCAGCGGTCGTTCCTGCGGGCCGACCGACTGACGCTGGCGCTGCGGGCGCGGTGTTTCGCCTGGAATCCCACTCTACCGAGCCTGGCCTTCCGACGGCGGGACTATCCGGTGGCCGCGCTGGGTGCGGCGCTGGCGGCTTCGCCGTTGCTCGCACTGCTCCCCTGA
- a CDS encoding energy-coupling factor ABC transporter ATP-binding protein, translated as MIETDGLVHRYDETAAVDDVSLTIDDGEAVAVVGANGSGKTTLVRHFDALLEPDEGSVRVDGRDVTEEPVYARTRVGMVFQNPRDQFVAGTVGADVAFGPENLGLDRTEIDRRVDEALAAVEMAGRGDERIDRLSGGEQARVAVAGALAMEPDHLVLDEPLVGLDRSTCESVLEHLRSLSASGTGLVVVTHDLRDVVDLVDRVVGMGDGRVVLDAETERALDRLDEAGVRDPRC; from the coding sequence ATGATCGAGACCGACGGACTCGTCCACCGCTACGACGAGACCGCGGCCGTCGACGACGTCTCGCTCACGATCGACGACGGCGAGGCCGTCGCGGTCGTCGGCGCCAACGGCAGCGGCAAGACGACGCTCGTTCGCCACTTCGACGCGCTGCTGGAGCCCGACGAGGGGAGCGTCCGCGTGGACGGTCGGGACGTGACCGAGGAGCCGGTGTACGCTCGGACGCGCGTGGGGATGGTGTTCCAGAACCCCCGCGACCAGTTCGTCGCTGGCACGGTCGGCGCCGACGTGGCGTTCGGCCCGGAGAACCTCGGGCTCGATCGGACCGAGATCGACCGGCGGGTCGACGAGGCGCTGGCGGCGGTCGAGATGGCCGGCCGCGGCGACGAGCGGATCGACCGCCTCTCCGGCGGCGAACAGGCGAGGGTCGCCGTCGCGGGCGCGCTGGCGATGGAGCCCGACCACCTCGTGCTGGACGAGCCGCTGGTCGGCCTCGACCGTTCGACCTGCGAGTCGGTGCTCGAACACCTGCGGTCGCTGAGCGCCTCGGGGACCGGACTCGTCGTCGTCACCCACGACCTTCGCGACGTGGTCGATCTGGTCGACCGCGTCGTCGGGATGGGCGACGGCCGCGTGGTGCTGGACGCCGAGACCGAGCGGGCGCTGGATCGACTGGACGAAGCGGGCGTTCGCGACCCGCGATGCTGA
- a CDS encoding biotin transporter BioY: MAEEYESVELVGDETVRNLAGAAVLAALTAALAQLSIPIPSVGVPFSLQPFGPFFAGLLLGPLWGGFAMALYLAAGTAGAPVFSNGAAGIGHFAGRTGGFLVGFALSAVVVGAVAHRGTEARPLSELSTAVELLAVFAGLAVVYAVGVPWMAEVLGISVGAAAGIMAPFAVPDVVKVFVTVAVVEGGAVALRE, from the coding sequence ATGGCAGAGGAGTACGAATCGGTCGAGCTGGTGGGTGACGAGACGGTGCGGAACCTGGCGGGGGCGGCGGTGTTGGCGGCGCTGACGGCGGCGCTCGCGCAGCTATCTATCCCGATCCCCAGCGTCGGGGTGCCGTTCTCGCTGCAGCCGTTCGGTCCCTTCTTCGCTGGCCTGCTGCTCGGGCCGCTGTGGGGCGGGTTCGCGATGGCGCTGTACCTCGCCGCTGGGACGGCCGGAGCGCCGGTGTTCTCCAACGGCGCGGCGGGGATCGGCCACTTCGCGGGGCGGACCGGCGGCTTCCTCGTCGGGTTCGCGCTGTCGGCGGTCGTCGTGGGCGCGGTCGCCCATCGCGGGACCGAGGCGCGGCCGCTGTCGGAACTATCGACGGCGGTGGAACTGCTGGCGGTGTTCGCCGGCCTGGCCGTCGTCTACGCCGTCGGCGTGCCGTGGATGGCCGAGGTACTGGGAATCTCCGTCGGCGCGGCGGCCGGGATCATGGCACCGTTCGCCGTGCCGGACGTGGTGAAAGTGTTCGTCACGGTCGCCGTCGTCGAGGGCGGCGCCGTCGCGCTCCGGGAATGA